One part of the Marichromatium purpuratum 984 genome encodes these proteins:
- the metF gene encoding methylenetetrahydrofolate reductase [NAD(P)H] yields the protein MSPQDPTPTYSLELFPPKTAERMERLKSEIATLNTVSPRYFSVTYGAGGSTRKGTFETVSWLRSQGIDTAPHLACIGSPRAEVEELLGHYREQGIDRLVALRGDLPSGMGGGIGGDFRYANELVEFIRARTGDHFRIEVAAYPEYHPQSGTPDRDLANFKRKVEAGADAAITQYFYNADAYFAFIERCQAVGIDIPIVPGIMPITNHSQLARFSDACGAEIPRWIRRRLEGFGDDLASTREFGHEVVLQLCRRLIEGGAPGLHFYTMNQSGPTLRLWQELGLPSGD from the coding sequence ATGTCGCCACAAGATCCCACCCCGACCTACAGCCTCGAACTCTTCCCGCCCAAGACCGCCGAGCGCATGGAGCGGCTCAAAAGCGAGATCGCCACCCTCAACACCGTCTCACCGCGGTATTTCTCGGTCACCTACGGCGCTGGCGGCTCGACCCGCAAGGGCACCTTCGAGACCGTCTCCTGGCTGCGCAGCCAGGGCATCGACACCGCCCCCCATCTCGCCTGCATCGGCTCTCCCCGGGCCGAGGTCGAAGAGCTGCTGGGGCACTACCGCGAACAGGGCATCGACCGCCTGGTGGCGCTGCGCGGCGACCTGCCCTCGGGCATGGGCGGCGGCATCGGCGGTGACTTCCGCTATGCCAACGAACTCGTCGAGTTCATCCGCGCGCGCACCGGCGATCACTTCCGCATCGAGGTCGCGGCCTATCCCGAGTACCACCCCCAGTCCGGCACCCCGGACCGCGACCTGGCCAATTTCAAGCGCAAGGTCGAGGCCGGCGCCGACGCCGCCATCACCCAGTACTTCTACAACGCCGACGCCTATTTCGCCTTCATCGAGCGCTGCCAGGCAGTGGGCATCGACATCCCCATCGTGCCCGGCATCATGCCGATCACCAACCACAGCCAGCTCGCCCGCTTCTCCGATGCCTGCGGCGCCGAGATCCCGCGCTGGATCCGCCGTCGGCTCGAGGGCTTCGGCGATGATCTCGCCAGCACCCGCGAGTTCGGTCACGAGGTGGTGCTACAGCTGTGCCGGCGCCTGATCGAGGGCGGCGCCCCCGGACTGCACTTCTACACCATGAACCAGTCCGGTCCGACGCTGCGTCTGTGGCAAGAGCTGGGGCTGCCCAGCGGCGACTGA